Part of the Candidatus Methylomirabilota bacterium genome, ACGGGCGAGAGCCTGGGCCAGGTGGCCTCGCAGACGCTCGAGAACATCGCGCGGATCGACGAGGCCGCGGGCCTGCCGATCCTCCGCCCGCTGATCGGCATGGACAAGCTCGAGATCACCGCCGAGGCGCGCCGCCTCGGCACCTTCGAGATCTCGATCGAGCCCGACCAGGATTGCTGCACGCTCTTCGTCCCGATGCACCCCGCCACGCGGATGTCGGAGAGCGAGGTCCGGGCGGCCGAGGCGCGGCTGGACCTGCCGCGCCTCGTGGCGCAGGGCGTCGGCGGCGCGACGCTCGAGACCTTCGAGTTCCCCGCCCGCGCCCACGCCGTCGCCTGAGCCGACGACCGGCCTCCCCGTGTCCTCAGCGGCCGCCGTCAAGCGGCGCCGCGACGGTGCTACGATCCCGGCGGGAGATCTGCCATGACACCATCCGACGCCTCCAAGAACATGCGGCTCCTCGCCCACCACGACCTCGGCGGCTTCGGCAACGTCGGCGAGGGCATGGCCATCCAGCTCGCCCGCGACGGACGGCGCGTGCTGTGGCTGGGCCACGAGTCGGCGCCGAAGAACTTCACCGCCGTGGACGTGACGGATGCAAGAAAGCCCTCGGTCATCGTCCAGACCGATCTGCCCCACGGCGACATGCGGTCCAACAACCTGGACCTCGTGGGCGATCTGCTCGTGGTCCCGTACCAGACGAGCCGCGTCGGCATGAAGCCGGCGGGCGTCGAGTTCTTCAACGTCGCCGATCCCGGCCGGCCGCGCTCGATCGCGTTCTTCGACGCCTCCGGGCCCCACTCGCGCGGGGTGCACCATCTGTGGTTCGTGGATGGCGCCTACCTGCATCTGGCCAGCGGTGCGCCGGACTTCAAGCCCAGGAACCCGAAGGACGATCAGTTCTACCGGATCGTCGACGTCCGTCAGCCCACGCGTCCGGTCGAGGTCGGGCGCTGGTGGCTGCCCGGCACGCGCGACGGCGATCCGGAGCCGCCGCCGGCGCGGCACCCGAAGTTCGACGCCGGGTTTCGCGCCCACAATACGAACGTCTACCCGCGCCGGCCCGACCGGGCCTGGATCGGCTACATCGACGGCGGCGCGATCATCCTCGACATCTCGGACATGGCCCGGCCCCGTCTGCTGAGCCGGTGGGACTATCATCCGCCTTACCCGGGCTTCACCCACACCTTGCTGCCGCTCTTCGATCCCCAGCTCGTGATCGTCTCCGACGAAGCCACCGCCGAGGCCGGGAAGGATTGGCCGAAGCTCGTGTGGGTCGTCGATATCCGGGACGAGACGAACCCGGTGCCGATCTCGACCTTCCCGATCCCGGCCGTCGCCGAGTTTGCGGGACGAGGCGGGCGATACGGCGCCCACAACCTGCACGAGAATCGACCGGTGGCGGGCAATCTGGTGTCGGAGACGATCATCTTCGGTACCTTCTTCAATGGCGGCGTGCGCGCCTACGACGTCTCGAACCCGTTCCGGCCCGAAGAGGTCGCCTACTACGTGCCGGAGGCTCCGCGCGGGTCCCGGGCCGGGGCCGTGCAGATCAACGACGTGCTCGTCGACGAGCGCGGCGTCGTCTACGCCGTCGACCGCCTCATCGGCGGCCTCTACGTGCTGGAGCTCGACGTGTGACCGTTGCCGGCTCGACGGGGGCCATGCCCCGATATCTTGGTGGCTTGACTTGGCCTGACCCCTACAGATATGGTCACCCTATGACGGCGATCGCCCTCGGCGCCGACCATGCCGGGTTCCCCCTGAAAGAGGACCTCAAGGCCTGGCTGGTCGCGCAGGGCTATGAGGTCGTGGACTGCGGCACCCAGTCCGCCGAGTCCGTGGACTACCCCGACTACGCGGTCCTCGTCGCGAGCGCCGTGACGGCGGGCAAGGCGGGCCGCGGGGTCCTCGTCTGCGGCTCCGGCATCGGCATGGCGATCGCCGCCAACAAGGTCGCCGGCATCCGCGCGGCCGCGTGCACCGACGCCTACACCGCGCGGCTCAGCCGCGAGCACAACGACGCCAACGTGCTCGCGCTCGGCGCGCGGATCACCGCGCGGGACTCGGCCATCGAGATCCTCGAGACGTGGCTCGGGGCGGAGTTCGCCGGGGGCCGGCACGCGCGGCGTGTCCAGAAGCTCGGCGACCTGGACCGCGAGCGCGGAGGGCACGATGGGCCGGCTCGCTGAGTTCGACCCCGAGATCGCCAAGGCCCTGCGCGAGGAGGCCGAGCGCCAGCACCGCAACCTCGAGCTGATCGCCTCCGAGAACTTCGTCTCGGAGGCCGTCCTCGAGGCCGCGGGCTCGGTGCTGACCAACAAGTACGCCGAGGGCTATCCCGGCCGGCGCTACTACGGCGGCTGCGAGGTCGTGGACGTCGTCGAGGACCTCGCGATCGCGCGCGCCAAGGAGCTCTTCGGCGCGCCGCACGTGAACGTCCAGCCGCACTCCGGCGCCCAGGCGAACATGGCGGTCTACTTCACGCTGCTCCGGCCCGGCGACACGGTGCTCGGCCCGAACCTCTCCCACGGCGGGCACCTCACGGCCGGGAGCCCGGTCAACTACTCGGGCAAGCTCTACTCGATCGTGGCCTACGGCGTCCGGAAGGACACCGAGCGGATCGACCTCGACGAGGTGCGCGACCTCGCCCGGAAGCACCGGCCGAAGCTGATCATCGCCGGCGGCTCGGCGTTCCCGCGCGCGATCGAGTTCAAGCCGTTCGGCGAGATCGCGCGCGAGGTGGGCGCCCACCTCATGGCCGACATCGCCCATCCGGCGGGCCTCGTCGCGGCGGGCCTCCACCCGTCGCCCGTCGGGATCGCCGACTTCGTCACGACCACGACCCACAAGACGCTCCGCGGGCCGCGCGGCGGGATGATCATGTGCCGCGCCGAGGACGCCCAGGCCCTCGACAAGGCGGTGATGCCCGGCGTGCAGGGTGGCCCCCTCATGCACGTCATCGCGGCGAAGGCGGTCGCGTTCAAGGAGGCCCTGCGGCCGGAGTGGCGCGAGTATCAGAAGCAGATCGTGAAGAACGCGAAGGCGCTCGCCGACGCCCTCCTGGCGCGCGGCTTCCGGCTGGTCTCGGGCGGCACCGACACTCACCTGATCCTCGTGGACCTCACGGGCCGCGGGATCACCGGCAAGGACGCGCAGGAGGCGCTGGACCGGGCGTGGATCACGGTGAACAAGAACACGGTGCCCTTCGAGACGAAGAGCCCGATGGTCACGAGCGGGATCCGTCTCGGCACGCCCGCCGTCACGACGCGCGGCATGCGCGAGCCCGAGATGGTCCGGATCGCGGAGCTGCTCGAGCGTGTCCTCGGCAACCTCGGCTCGGCGTCGGCCGAGGCGAAGGCGCGCGACGAGGTTCACGAGCTGACGAACCGTTTTCCGCTCTATCCCGAGCGGAGGGCGTGAGAGGGGGGGCCGGCCGGTGAAATGCCCGTTCTGCGGACACACGGAGGATCGGGTCGTCGACTCCCGCGTGGGGCGCGACGGCGAGTTCATCCGCCGCCGGCGTGAGTGCCTCAAGTGCCACCGGCGCTACACCACGTACGAGTACATCGAGGACGTCCTGCC contains:
- the rpiB gene encoding ribose 5-phosphate isomerase B, whose product is MTAIALGADHAGFPLKEDLKAWLVAQGYEVVDCGTQSAESVDYPDYAVLVASAVTAGKAGRGVLVCGSGIGMAIAANKVAGIRAAACTDAYTARLSREHNDANVLALGARITARDSAIEILETWLGAEFAGGRHARRVQKLGDLDRERGGHDGPAR
- the glyA gene encoding serine hydroxymethyltransferase; translation: MGRLAEFDPEIAKALREEAERQHRNLELIASENFVSEAVLEAAGSVLTNKYAEGYPGRRYYGGCEVVDVVEDLAIARAKELFGAPHVNVQPHSGAQANMAVYFTLLRPGDTVLGPNLSHGGHLTAGSPVNYSGKLYSIVAYGVRKDTERIDLDEVRDLARKHRPKLIIAGGSAFPRAIEFKPFGEIAREVGAHLMADIAHPAGLVAAGLHPSPVGIADFVTTTTHKTLRGPRGGMIMCRAEDAQALDKAVMPGVQGGPLMHVIAAKAVAFKEALRPEWREYQKQIVKNAKALADALLARGFRLVSGGTDTHLILVDLTGRGITGKDAQEALDRAWITVNKNTVPFETKSPMVTSGIRLGTPAVTTRGMREPEMVRIAELLERVLGNLGSASAEAKARDEVHELTNRFPLYPERRA